The sequence below is a genomic window from Mycobacterium heidelbergense.
TGGCGGTGCGCCTCATGAGGGCCACGCACGCGGCGACATGGCGGGCCTGCGCGTCGGCGTCCGGGCCGCCGACGAAGAAGTAGTTGGGGAATCCGTGGAAGGCCACCCCGAGGTAGGGCTCCATGCCGTCGTCCCAGGCCTGCCGGATGGTCAATCCGCCGGCGCCGACCAGCGCGTCATCGGAGACCCGGTCGGGGATCGCGAACCCGGTGCCATAGACGATGGCGTCGACGTCATGGTCGACGCCATCGGCGGTTCGGATGCTCGACGGGCCGATGGCGCTGATCGCCGCCCCCACCAGCCCGGGCGCGGCCCGCGACGGCGCGGCCGGCCGGAGGTGGCGGCGTAGCCAGCGTTTGGCGCGGGTCGCCGGCAACGGCAACTCGGGGACGATCCGGCGCGGCGGGTGCGCGAAGACGGTGACCGAGGCGGCGGATCGCGCCAGCCACGGGAGGTAATGGCCGGCGGTGGCGTCGGCGCCGATCACGGCGATGCGCTTGCCGGCCGGCTCGAACTTGGGGTCCCAGGCCGCGGCGTGAAACGACTCGCCCAGGAAGTCGCCGCGTCCGGCGATGTCCGGCAGCCAGGGCACCTGCACCGGTCGGTAGGCGGCGATGACGACCTGAGCCCGGAAGGTCTCGTCGGTCGACGTCGTCAGCAGCCAGGTGTCGGTGTCGTCGTCGAACCGTGAACTGACGACGTCGCGGCCCGGCCGCAGGTGGCCGTCGGGGGGCCCGGGCGCCTTGTCGAGCGTGACGACGTCGGTGACGCCCGCCGCCCGCAGCGCCGCCCGTGCGCTCCGGCCGTCGGCTCCCGCGCCAATGATGACGACGTCGTGGCGGGGCTCGGCCGGGGTGGGCGTTCGGCTCACAGAAACCTGCTGCGCTTCCAGCCGCGGCGTGCGATGCGGCCCATCAGGCCCACCTCGGTCAGAAACGCCGCCAGCGGAGCGAAGCCGGCAACCTGTATCTCGCGGCGGTGCGCGCTGGTGCGCGCGGTCTTTCGGGCCCGCTTTGCGTCCAGGCCCGCCCGCGCGTACGGGATCGGATTGCTGAACAGGTAGTTGAAGAAATACCCGCCCAGCCCGTTGATGTTGGCCATGAACCAGCGGTTGAATCGGGGCATTTCGGCGACCCGTTTGCGCGCGCCGTCGCGGGCGAACTGGATGTGGCGGGCCTCTTCGGTGACATGAATCCGCATGAGCCGTTGGATGATTGGCTGCAGTTCCGGGTCGTCCATCATCTGCCGTTGCAGCGAGTCGAAAATCTCCTCACCGATCAGGGCGGCGACCCACAGCATCGAGCCCCGCTGGAAGGCGAGCGGCAGGGCGTTGATGATCATCCGGTAAAACAGCCGCGGGCGTACCGGCTTGGCGCCGATGCGCTCGATGGCCTTGCCGAACATGACCATGTGGCGGGTCTCATCGCCCAGCTCGGTGAGCTTGTAATGCGTCGACCGGCTCGTCGGGTCCTCGTGCAGGATGGTGCGCAGCAGCGACTGATTGAGCATGTTCTCGAACCAGATCCCGGCCGACAGCGTGTTGACCAGTTCCTGGCGCGACAGCTCGATCTGTTGCTCGCGGGTCATCTCGTCCCACATCGGCGTGTTGTACAGCGACACCAGCCGCGGCGGCAGATAGAACTTGTCCGGGTCCAGCGGCGCATCCCAGTCGATGTCGACGATCGGCTCGTAGGACTTTTTGACCGAGCCCTTCAGCAGACGATCCGAGAACTCTTCACGACTCGGACCCTCTGGTTTCACCGCAGTGGTCATCGCTGGTGTCCCTTCAGTGCTTCCTTACGGCAGGGAGATCGCTTCAGTCGGTACCCATGGTATCGGGTACCTGAGGTCCCGGCTAGGCCCTCGGGGTTTCGGTTCGGTTGACTCACACAGAATTATGCGGCGACCACGCGCGAGGAGGACAGGGTGAGTCGGCATATCCACGTCATCGGCATCGGCGTGGGCAACCCCGACTACGTGACCGTCCAGGCGATCGAGGCGCTCAACTGCACGCAGGTGTTCTTCGCGGCGGACAAGGGCGAGGCGACAGGCGACCTGGTGGCCCTGCGGCGGGAGATCTGCGCCCGGTTCGTCCGGCGGCCCGGATACCGCTTTGTCGAGCTGCCCGATCCCACACGGTCGAGCGACGGCGACTACCGGGAGGCGGTCTCCGACTGGCACGCGGCGCGCGCACGGGTATGGGCGAACGCCATCTCCACCGAGCTCGGGCCCGACGGCGTGGGCGCCTTCCTGGCCTGGGGCGATCCGTCGCTGTACGACAGCACGCTGCGCATCCTGGAGGCGGTCGCGGCCGAGGTCGACTTCACCTTTGACGTCATCCCGGGCATCACCGCGGTGCAGGCGCTGACGGCGCGACACCGCATCCCACTCAACGAGGTCGGTGAACCGGTCCTGATCACCACCGGCAGGCGGCTGCGCCAGGCCGGCCTGAAGGGCTCGGCCCTGGTGATGCTCGACGCCGACTGTTCCTTTCAGGCGTGCCCGCCCGACACCCGGATCTGGTGGGGCGCCTACCTGGGCACCGACGACGAGCTGCTGGTGGCCGGCACCGTCGGCGAGGTCGGGACGCGGATCGCGGCGCTGCGGGCCGACGCCCGCGCCCGGCACGGCTGGATCATGGACACCTATTTGCTCAGGCCGGGCTGAGGCAGACTGAACATGTGCCCGAACTTCCCGAGGTCGAAGCCCTCGCCGACCATCTGCGGCGGCACGCGGTCGGCCTGACGGTCGGTCGTGTCGACGTCGCGGCGTTCTCGGTGCTCAAAACCTTCGACCCGGGGATCGACGCCCTGCGCGGCCGGACCGTCGACGGGGCCGAGCGGTGGGGCAAGTACCTGGGCCTGCGGGCGGAGGGGCTGTTCTTGATCACCCACCTATCGCGCGCGGGCTGGTTGCGGTGGTCCGACAAGCTGGCCGCGGCGCCGCTGCGGCCCGGCAAGGGCCCGATCGCGCTGCGCGTGCATTTGGGCACGCCGGGTGAGGCGCCCGGCTTCGACCTCACCGAGGCGGGCACGCAAAAGCGGCTGGCCGTGTGGCTGGTCGACGACCCGAAGCAGGTCCCGGGCATCGCGGGCCTCGGCCCGGACGCGCTGGAGCTCGGCGTCGACGACCTGGCCGCGCTGCTGGCCGGCAATTCGGGCCGCATCAAGACGGTCATCACCGACCAGAAGGTGATCGCCGGCATCGGCAACGCCTACAGCGACGAGATCCTGCACGTGGCGAAGGTCTCGCCGTTCGCCACGGCCGGGAAATTATCGGACGACCAGCTCGCCGCCCTGCAGGGCGCGATGGTGTCGGTGCTGACCGACGCCGTACAACGGTCCGTCGGCCAGGGCGCCGCCACGCTCAAAGGGGAGAAGCGCTCCGGGTTGCGGGTGCATGCCCGCGCCGGCTTGCCGTGTCCGGTGTGCGGGGACACCGTGCGCGAGGTGTCGTTCGCGGACAAGTCTTTTCAGTACTGTCCGACCTGCCAGACCGGCGGCAAGGTGCTGGCCGACCGGCGCATGTCGCGGCTGCTGAAGTAGGCGCGCCGACTTGTGGCGCCGCTGTCGAGGCCGACAACCCGACGCCGGGGTGGCACTGGATATGCTGCCCGGGTGGCCCGCCAGAAGATCCTCATCACGGGCGCCAGTTCCGGCCTGGGCGCCGGGATGGCCCGTTCGTTCGCCGCCAAGGGTCGCGACCTGGCGTTGTGCGCCCGTCGCACCGACCGGCTCGACGAGCTGAAAGCCGAACTATCGCAACGGTATCCAAGCGTCAAGATCGCGGTCGCGGCCCTGGACGTCAACGACCACGAGCAGGTGCCGAAGGTGTTCGCCGACGTCGCCGACGAGCTTGGCGGCATCGACCGCGTCATCGTCAACGCCGGCATCGGCAAGGGCGCCAAGCTCGGCTCCGGCAAGCTCTGGGCCAACAAGGCGACCATCGAGACCAACCTGGTGGCAGCGTTGGTGCAGATCGAGACGGCGCTGGAGATGTTCCACAAGACCGGGTCTGGTCATCTGGTGCTCATCTCGTCGGTGCTCGGCGCCAAGGGCGTGCCGGGCGTCAAAGCCGCCTATGCCGCAAGCAAAGCCGGCGTGCGGTCGCTGGGCGAATCGCTGCGCGCCGAATACGCCAAAGGCCCCATCAGGGTCTCGGTGATCGAGCCGGGCTACATCGAGTCGGAGATGACGGCCAGGTCGGCGAGCACGATGTTCATGGTGGACAACGAAACTGGCGTTAGGGCGCTGGTCGACGCCATCGAACGCGAGCCCGGCCGGGCCGTCGTGCCGCGGTGGCCGTGGGCACCGCTGGTGCGGCTGATGCGGGTGCTGCCGCCCCGCTTCACCAAGGCGTTCGCGTAGCCCCGCCCCCCACCCCCCTTCACCGCGAGCGTGCGTGTTTGTACACGACACGCCGCCTCGCGGTGGCATTCTGCGCACGCTCGCGGGAAGGGGCCGGGTCAGCTGACCCGGCCGCGCTCGGTTCGGTAGCGACGCACCAGCGCGTCGGTCGAGCTGTCCGAC
It includes:
- a CDS encoding DUF4873 domain-containing protein, producing MPWLPDIAGRGDFLGESFHAAAWDPKFEPAGKRIAVIGADATAGHYLPWLARSAASVTVFAHPPRRIVPELPLPATRAKRWLRRHLRPAAPSRAAPGLVGAAISAIGPSSIRTADGVDHDVDAIVYGTGFAIPDRVSDDALVGAGGLTIRQAWDDGMEPYLGVAFHGFPNYFFVGGPDADAQARHVAACVALMRRTASARIEVRRSSHRVFNERVNLRSARPHPAAAIARAFDLSSSAPEDDGTYDGAATLEISGAEHPVRVRLAGRLDPIDGQYHWQGTVFSSPSRPLPHDALTRARTATLTVGSRSAPARIIERTPWGTHTIGGVGAPPYPPG
- a CDS encoding AurF N-oxygenase family protein; the protein is MTTAVKPEGPSREEFSDRLLKGSVKKSYEPIVDIDWDAPLDPDKFYLPPRLVSLYNTPMWDEMTREQQIELSRQELVNTLSAGIWFENMLNQSLLRTILHEDPTSRSTHYKLTELGDETRHMVMFGKAIERIGAKPVRPRLFYRMIINALPLAFQRGSMLWVAALIGEEIFDSLQRQMMDDPELQPIIQRLMRIHVTEEARHIQFARDGARKRVAEMPRFNRWFMANINGLGGYFFNYLFSNPIPYARAGLDAKRARKTARTSAHRREIQVAGFAPLAAFLTEVGLMGRIARRGWKRSRFL
- the cobF gene encoding precorrin-6A synthase (deacetylating) codes for the protein MSRHIHVIGIGVGNPDYVTVQAIEALNCTQVFFAADKGEATGDLVALRREICARFVRRPGYRFVELPDPTRSSDGDYREAVSDWHAARARVWANAISTELGPDGVGAFLAWGDPSLYDSTLRILEAVAAEVDFTFDVIPGITAVQALTARHRIPLNEVGEPVLITTGRRLRQAGLKGSALVMLDADCSFQACPPDTRIWWGAYLGTDDELLVAGTVGEVGTRIAALRADARARHGWIMDTYLLRPG
- a CDS encoding zinc finger domain-containing protein; translated protein: MVDDPKQVPGIAGLGPDALELGVDDLAALLAGNSGRIKTVITDQKVIAGIGNAYSDEILHVAKVSPFATAGKLSDDQLAALQGAMVSVLTDAVQRSVGQGAATLKGEKRSGLRVHARAGLPCPVCGDTVREVSFADKSFQYCPTCQTGGKVLADRRMSRLLK
- a CDS encoding SDR family oxidoreductase; amino-acid sequence: MARQKILITGASSGLGAGMARSFAAKGRDLALCARRTDRLDELKAELSQRYPSVKIAVAALDVNDHEQVPKVFADVADELGGIDRVIVNAGIGKGAKLGSGKLWANKATIETNLVAALVQIETALEMFHKTGSGHLVLISSVLGAKGVPGVKAAYAASKAGVRSLGESLRAEYAKGPIRVSVIEPGYIESEMTARSASTMFMVDNETGVRALVDAIEREPGRAVVPRWPWAPLVRLMRVLPPRFTKAFA